In Arthrobacter alpinus, a single window of DNA contains:
- a CDS encoding amino acid ABC transporter permease, which translates to MNVITDNSDLFLTGFKNTGILFVIAAFFALILGTIVAGMRVSPAPAMRATGTIYVNFVRNTPLTLILAFFALGYPKLGLPPVSFLAAAAIGLSLYTATYVSEAIRSGINTVSVGQSEAARAIGLPFMQTLSLIVLPQAFRSVVPPLFSVFIALLKNTTVAAGFSVFEAGAIRAYLSERGEPLLPGLLWVAVIFVVLVLGILTPLQRYLEKKWKVAR; encoded by the coding sequence GTGAATGTAATTACTGATAACAGCGACCTGTTCCTGACGGGTTTCAAGAACACCGGAATTTTGTTTGTCATCGCCGCGTTCTTCGCCCTGATTCTGGGCACCATCGTTGCCGGCATGCGTGTGTCTCCGGCACCGGCCATGCGTGCCACCGGAACCATCTACGTCAACTTTGTCCGCAACACCCCGCTGACGCTGATCCTGGCCTTCTTTGCGCTGGGCTATCCAAAGCTCGGATTGCCTCCGGTCAGCTTCCTTGCGGCCGCCGCGATCGGCCTGTCCCTGTACACGGCGACCTACGTTTCCGAGGCCATTCGCTCCGGTATCAATACGGTTTCCGTCGGCCAGTCCGAGGCTGCTCGGGCCATCGGTCTTCCCTTTATGCAGACGTTGTCCTTGATCGTGCTGCCCCAGGCTTTCCGTTCTGTGGTGCCGCCCCTGTTCAGCGTGTTCATCGCTTTGTTGAAGAACACCACCGTCGCCGCCGGTTTCTCCGTTTTTGAGGCCGGTGCCATCCGGGCCTACCTCAGCGAGCGGGGTGAGCCTTTGCTACCGGGTCTGCTCTGGGTTGCCGTGATCTTCGTGGTGCTGGTGCTGGGCATTTTGACACCGCTGCAACGCTACCTCGAGAAGAAGTGGAAGGTGGCGCGATGA